Proteins from one Desmodus rotundus isolate HL8 chromosome 9, HLdesRot8A.1, whole genome shotgun sequence genomic window:
- the KRT15 gene encoding keratin, type I cytoskeletal 15 isoform X1 codes for MSTAFLQTSSSTFGGGCTRGGSLRVGGGGFGVGSVYGGGGSRSISASSARFVSSGSGGGYGGGTSFGFGGGAGSGFGGGFGGGFGGGFGDFGGGDGGLLSGNEKITMQNLNDRLASYLDKVRALEEANADLEVKIRDWYQKQSPASPERDYSHYFKTIEELRDKILAATIDNSRVILEIDNARLAADDFRLKCVPDTLSPSAFPSYLGFSSPPDSSSPDPSPIFTLDSFCLPRYENELALRQSVEADINGLRRVLDELTLAKADLEMQIESLNEELAYMKKNHEEEMKEFSNQLAGQVNVEMDAAPGVDLTRVLADMREQYEAIAEKNRRDAEAWFFSKTEELNKEVASNTEMIQTSKTEITDLRRTMQGLEIELQSQLSMKAGLESSLAETECRYATQLQQIQGLISGLEAQLSELRCEMEAQNQEYKILLDIKTRLEQEIATYRNLLEGQDARMAGIGTREASRGGGGGGKLHINVEESVDGKVVSSSKREI; via the exons ATGAGCACCGCGTTCCTGCAGACTTCTTCCTCCACCTTTGGAGGTGGCTGTACCCGGGGGGGCTCCCTCCGAGTTGGGGGAGGCGGCTTTGGTGTGGGGAGTGTCTATGGGGGAGGTGGAAGCCGAAGTATCTCAGCTTCTTCTGCAAGGTTTGTCTCCTCGGGGTCAGGAGGGGGCTATGGGGGTGGCACGAGCTTTGGCTTCGGTGGAGGGGCTGGTAGTGGCTTCGGTGGAGGCTTTGGTGGAGGTTTTGGCGGTGGCTTTGGTGActttggtggtggtgatggtggcctCCTCTCTGGCAATGAGAAGATCACCATGCAGAACCTCAACGACCGCCTGGCCTCCTACCTGGACAAGGTGCGTGCCCTGGAGGAGGCCAACGCCGACCTGGAGGTGAAGATCCGTGACTGGTACCAGAAGCAGAGCCCCGCCAGCCCGGAGCGTGACTACAGCCACTACTTCAAGACCATCGAGGAGCTCCGGGACAAG ATCCTGGCGGCCACCATCGACAACTCCCGGGTCATCCTGGAGATCGATAACGCCAGGCTGGCTGCCGACGACTTCAGACTCAAGTGCGTTCCCGACACCCTCTCCCCTTCTGCATTCCCCTCTTATCTTGGCTTCTCTTCTCCCCCCGATTCAAGCAGCCCAGACCCCTCACCCATCTTTACCTTGGATTCCTTCTGTCTTCCCAGGTATGAGAATGAGCTGGCCCTGCGCCAGAGCGTGGAGGCCGACATCAACGGCCTGCGCAGGGTGCTGGACGAGCTGACCCTGGCCAAGGCCGACCTGGAGATGCAGATCGAGAGCCTGAATGAGGAGCTGGCCTACATGAAGAAGAACCACGAGGAG GAGATGAAGGAGTTTAGCAACCAGCTGGCCGGCCAGGTCAATGTGGAGATGGACGCGGCCCCAGGCGTGGACCTGACCCGCGTGCTGGCGGACATGAGGGAGCAGTACGAGGCCATAGCTGAGAAGAACCGCCGCGATGCCGAGGCCTGGTTTTTCAGCAAG ACCGAGGAGCTGAACAAGGAGGTGGCTTCCAACACGGAGATGATCCAGACCAGCAAGACGGAGATCACAGACCTGAGACGCACCATGCAGGGGCTGGAGATCGAGCTGCAGTCCCAGCTCAGCATG AAAGCGGGGCTGGAGAGCTCGCTGGCGGAGACGGAGTGCCGCTATGCCACGCAACTGCAGCAGATTCAGGGGCTCATCAGCGGCCTGGAGGCCCAGCTGAGTGAGCTCCGCTGTGAGATGGAGGCTCAGAACCAGGAGTACAAGATCCTGCTGGACATCAAGACTCGGCTGGAGCAGGAGATCGCCACCTACCGAAACCTGCTGGAGGGCCAGGatgccag GATGGCTGGCATTGGCACCAGAGAAG CCTCCCGGGGCGGTGGTGGCGGTGGCAAACTCCACATCAATGTCGAGGAGTCAGTAGATGGGAAGGTGGTTTCTTCCAGCAAGAGAGAAATCTAA
- the KRT19 gene encoding keratin, type I cytoskeletal 19, translating to MTSYSYRQSSASTSFGGMGGGSVRFGGGVAYRAPSIHGGSGGRGVSVSSARFVSSSSSGGYGSGYMGTVVGSDGLLVGNEKLTMQNLNDRLASYLDKVRALEAANGDLEVKIRDWYQKQGPGPARDYSHYYETIGELRDKILGATIENSKIVLQIDNARLAADDFRTKFETEQALRMSVEADINGLRKVLDELTLARADLEMQIEGLKEELAYLKKNHEEEISVLRSQVGGQVSVEVDSAPGIDLAKILSDMRSQYEVMAEKNRKDAEAQFIIQTEELNREVAGHTEQLQTSKTEVTDLRRTLQGLEIELQSQLSMKAALEGTLAETESRFGAQLAQIQMLISSIEAQLSDVRADIERQNLEYQQLMDTKTRLEQEIATYRSLLEGQDAYYNNLLTTQTA from the exons ATGACTTCCTACAGCTATCGCCAGTCGTCGGCCTCCACGTCCTTCGGGGGCATGGGCGGCGGCTCCGTGCGCTTCGGAGGGGGAGTCGCCTACCGCGCGCCCAGCATCCACGGAGGCTCGGGCGGCCGTGGCGTGTCGGTGTCGTCTGCCCGCTTCGTGTCCTCGTCCTCCTCTGGGGGCTACGGCAGCGGCTATATGGGCACCGTGGTCGGGTCCGACGGGCTTCTGGTGGGCAACGAGAAGTTGACCATGCAGAACCTTAACGACCGCCTGGCCTCCTACCTGGACAAGGTGCGCGCCCTGGAGGCGGCCAACGGCGACCTGGAGGTGAAGATCCGTGACTGGTACCAGAAGCAAGGGCCGGGGCCCGCCCGCGACTACAGCCACTACTACGAAACCATCGGGGAGCTGCGGGATAAG ATTCTTGGTGCCACCATTGAGAACTCCAAGATTGTCCTGCAGATCGATAATGCCCGCCTGGCTGCGGATGACTTCCGAACCAA GTTTGAGACGGAGCAGGCCCTGCGCATGAGCGTGGAGGCCGACATCAATGGCCTGCGCAAGGTGCTGGACGAGCTGACCCTGGCCAGAGCCGACCTGGAGATGCAGATTGAAGGCCTGAAGGAAGAGCTGGCCTACCTGAAGAAGAACCATGAGGAG GAAATCAGTGTCCTGAGGAGCCAAGTGGGTGGCCAAGTGAGCGTGGAGGTGGATTCCGCTCCTGGCATTGACCTAGCTAAGATCCTGAGTGATATGAGAAGCCAGTATGAGGTCATGGCTGAGAAGAACCGGAAGGATGCAGAAGCCCAGTTCATCATCCAG ACCGAGGAGCTGAACCGGGAGGTTGCTGGCCACACGGAGCAACTGCAGACTAGCAAGACGGAGGTCACTGACCTGCGCCGCACCCTCCAGGGTCTGGAGATTGAACTGCAGTCTCAGCTCAGCATG aAAGCCGCCCTGGAGGGCACACTGGCGGAAACAGAGTCCCGCTTTGGAGCCCAACTGGCACAGATCCAGATGCTGATCAGCAGTATCGAAGCTCAGCTGAGTGACGTGCGTGCCGACATTGAGCGGCAGAACCTGGAGTACCAGCAGCTCATGGACACCAAGACGCGGCTGGAGCAGGAGATCGCCACCTACCGCAGCCTGCTCGAGGGCCAGGATGCCTATTACAACAACCTGCTCACTACCCAGACTGCCTGA
- the KRT15 gene encoding keratin, type I cytoskeletal 15 isoform X2: MSTAFLQTSSSTFGGGCTRGGSLRVGGGGFGVGSVYGGGGSRSISASSARFVSSGSGGGYGGGTSFGFGGGAGSGFGGGFGGGFGGGFGDFGGGDGGLLSGNEKITMQNLNDRLASYLDKVRALEEANADLEVKIRDWYQKQSPASPERDYSHYFKTIEELRDKILAATIDNSRVILEIDNARLAADDFRLKYENELALRQSVEADINGLRRVLDELTLAKADLEMQIESLNEELAYMKKNHEEEMKEFSNQLAGQVNVEMDAAPGVDLTRVLADMREQYEAIAEKNRRDAEAWFFSKTEELNKEVASNTEMIQTSKTEITDLRRTMQGLEIELQSQLSMKAGLESSLAETECRYATQLQQIQGLISGLEAQLSELRCEMEAQNQEYKILLDIKTRLEQEIATYRNLLEGQDARMAGIGTREASRGGGGGGKLHINVEESVDGKVVSSSKREI; this comes from the exons ATGAGCACCGCGTTCCTGCAGACTTCTTCCTCCACCTTTGGAGGTGGCTGTACCCGGGGGGGCTCCCTCCGAGTTGGGGGAGGCGGCTTTGGTGTGGGGAGTGTCTATGGGGGAGGTGGAAGCCGAAGTATCTCAGCTTCTTCTGCAAGGTTTGTCTCCTCGGGGTCAGGAGGGGGCTATGGGGGTGGCACGAGCTTTGGCTTCGGTGGAGGGGCTGGTAGTGGCTTCGGTGGAGGCTTTGGTGGAGGTTTTGGCGGTGGCTTTGGTGActttggtggtggtgatggtggcctCCTCTCTGGCAATGAGAAGATCACCATGCAGAACCTCAACGACCGCCTGGCCTCCTACCTGGACAAGGTGCGTGCCCTGGAGGAGGCCAACGCCGACCTGGAGGTGAAGATCCGTGACTGGTACCAGAAGCAGAGCCCCGCCAGCCCGGAGCGTGACTACAGCCACTACTTCAAGACCATCGAGGAGCTCCGGGACAAG ATCCTGGCGGCCACCATCGACAACTCCCGGGTCATCCTGGAGATCGATAACGCCAGGCTGGCTGCCGACGACTTCAGACTCAA GTATGAGAATGAGCTGGCCCTGCGCCAGAGCGTGGAGGCCGACATCAACGGCCTGCGCAGGGTGCTGGACGAGCTGACCCTGGCCAAGGCCGACCTGGAGATGCAGATCGAGAGCCTGAATGAGGAGCTGGCCTACATGAAGAAGAACCACGAGGAG GAGATGAAGGAGTTTAGCAACCAGCTGGCCGGCCAGGTCAATGTGGAGATGGACGCGGCCCCAGGCGTGGACCTGACCCGCGTGCTGGCGGACATGAGGGAGCAGTACGAGGCCATAGCTGAGAAGAACCGCCGCGATGCCGAGGCCTGGTTTTTCAGCAAG ACCGAGGAGCTGAACAAGGAGGTGGCTTCCAACACGGAGATGATCCAGACCAGCAAGACGGAGATCACAGACCTGAGACGCACCATGCAGGGGCTGGAGATCGAGCTGCAGTCCCAGCTCAGCATG AAAGCGGGGCTGGAGAGCTCGCTGGCGGAGACGGAGTGCCGCTATGCCACGCAACTGCAGCAGATTCAGGGGCTCATCAGCGGCCTGGAGGCCCAGCTGAGTGAGCTCCGCTGTGAGATGGAGGCTCAGAACCAGGAGTACAAGATCCTGCTGGACATCAAGACTCGGCTGGAGCAGGAGATCGCCACCTACCGAAACCTGCTGGAGGGCCAGGatgccag GATGGCTGGCATTGGCACCAGAGAAG CCTCCCGGGGCGGTGGTGGCGGTGGCAAACTCCACATCAATGTCGAGGAGTCAGTAGATGGGAAGGTGGTTTCTTCCAGCAAGAGAGAAATCTAA